The bacterium DNA segment CACCGGGCGGGAAATCTTCCTGAGGTTTTCGACAGTCGCCTGAACCGCCAGATCGATTCCCTTCTTCAATTCCATGGGATTCGATCCTGCGGTCACATTTTTCATGCCTTCGTTGAAAATCGCCTGTGCAAGAACGGTCGCCGTCGTAGTACCGTCGCCTGCGACATCGGATGTCTTTGTGGCGACCTCCTTGAGCATCTGGGCGCCGATATTTTCGTATTTGTCTTCGAGTTCGATTTCCTTGGCGACCGTAACACCGTCCTTGGTCACCGTGGGGGCGCCGAATTTCTTTTCAAGCACAACATTGCGTCCTTTGGGACCAAGCGTCACCTTGACCGCGTTGGCCATTTTATCGACGCCTACTTTAAGCCTCGATCGTGCATCTGCATTATATCTGATTTCTTTTGCCATGCTTATTTTCCTCCAAGTATGGTGTTTTATTCGAAGATCGCAAGAATGTCAGATTCTGACATAATGAGATATTCATTTCCCTCGTATTTAAGCTCGGTACCACCGTACTTCGAGTACAGAACTTTATCACCGACCTTGACACTCATCTTGATGATTTTGCCATTATCGTCGGTTCTTCCGGGACCTGCTGCTACAATTTTGCCCTTCTGAGGTTTTTCTTTTGCGGTATCGGGAATAATGATGCCGCCCGACGTTTTGGATTCCTCGACAGAGGAAGGCTCAACCAGTACTTTGTCTCCCAATGGTTTGATCTTCAAGGTAACTCCTCCTTTTTATGAGTGGTAGATAAAAAATTAGCACTTATGAGATAAGACTGCTAATTTTTAAAGAGTAGAAAAATAATATAATAACGGAAAATAAAAACTCAAAGGAATAATTACTCAATTTTACAAATCGATATACTCTTTATACCAAGGTTGATAATCATCATTAATGAACCTGATTATACGCCTTGTGTAACACTTTATGCACGGATACGAGCTGTCAAGGGTCGGCACGTGGTGCCGGTTTACATGCCCTTGACAGCAATAAAACAGCAATAAACACACATTTCATCATCGGGCGTGTGAATCATACTTCTTCACCACGTTTTTAATCGACCACTTCAAAATCAGCATCGACCGCGCCGGAATCAGGCTTTGAATCGGTGGAGCTTTCACGGCGTTCCTGCTGCTGTTCCTGACGGGGCTGCCCGGTATCGCCCGCTCCGGGTTGACCTCCGGCCTGCCCGGTCTGGGCATACATCTTCTGGGCGGCTTCATGCCATGCGCCGGTGAGACCGTCACGGGCAGAGATGATTTCGGACATATCGGAACCCTTGATAGCTCCTTTGGCCCGTTCAAGAGCAGCCTCGACTTTCGCCTTTGCATCCGGTTCCAATGAACCACCTATATCTTTGAGATTCTTTTCGGTCTGGTAAATGAGCTGGTCGGTTTCGTTCCGGGCCGTGATTTCTTCCTTTTTCTTTTTGTCTTCTCCTGCATGGGCCTCGGCATCCTTGACCATTTTCTGAATCTCGCTCTCGTTCAGACCGCTCGATGATTCGATACGGATCTGCTGTTCCTTGCCGGTACCCTTGTCCTTTGCCGATACGTTGAGAATACCGTTGGCATCGATGTCAAACGTGACCTCGATCTGCGGTATACCACGGGGAGCCGGCGGAATTCCGTCCAGGTGGAACCGGCCGATTGTCCTGTTGTCACGCGCCATCTCACGTTCGCCCTGGAGAACATGAATCTCCACGGATGTCTGGCTGTCTGCCGCGGTGGAGAATATTTCGCTCTTCTTGGTCGGAATGGTCGTGTTCCGCTCGATAAGACGTGTGAATACGCTGCCAAGGGTCTCGATACCGAGCGAAAGCGGCGTCACATCGAGAAGCAGGACATCGGTGACTTCTCCGGACAGCACGCCTCCTTGGATTGCAGCACCTACTGCAACGACCTCATCGGGATTGACACCCTTGTGCGGTTCTTTACCGAACATTTCACGGACGAGCTCCTGTACTTTCGGAATACGGATCGATCCGCCGACAAGAATAACCTCGTCAATCTGGTTTGCGGTGAGTCCCGCATCCCTGATTGCGTTCTCGACCGGTCTGCGTGTCCGCTCGATGAGATCGCCGATGAGCTGTTCCAGTTTTGCGCGCGAAAGCTTGACATTGAGATGTTTCGGTCCCGAAGCATCGGCGGTTATAAACGGAAGGTTGATATCCGTCTCGATCGTATTCGAAAGCTCGCACTTGGCCTTTTCGGCGGCTTCTTTCAGGCGCTGGAGAGCCATCGCGTCTTTACGCAGATCGATGCCGTTATCCTTCTGGAATTCCTCGGCGAGCCAGTTTACAACACGCTGGTCGAAATCGTCTCCGCCAAGATGGGTGTCTCCGTTTGTGGACAGCACCTCGAATACTCCGTCACCGAGCTCCAGAATCGAAATGTCGAATGTTCCGCCGCCAAGATCGAATACCGCTATTTTCTCGTCTTTCTTTTTATCGAGACCATACGCCAGCGATGCGGCAGTGGGCTCGTTGATGATCCGTTTCACTTCTAAACCGGCGATACGGCCCGCGTCTTTGGTTGCCTGACGCTGCGCATCGTTAAAATATGCGGGAACGGTTATAATCGCCTCTGTGACTTTCTGTCCGAGGTAATCCTCGGCGGTCTGTTTCATTTTCTGAAGAATAACTGCGGAGATTTCGGGAGGTGAAAATTCCTTGCTGTCGATATTGACACGCGCTGTGTCATTGGGACCTTTTACAACTTTATAGGGAACTTCCTTCATTTCCTGGCCGACTTCATCGAACCTTCTGCCCATGAACCGTTTGATCGAATACACGGTGCGGTTCGGATTGGTTACTGCCTGGCGCTTTGCAACCTGTCCGACGAGACGTTCTCCCTTGTCGGTATACGCTACAACGCTGGGTGTCGTTCTTCCTCCCTCCGAGTTGGGGATGACGACAGGCTGGCCGCCTTCCATGACCGCAACAACAGAATTCGTGGTTCCCAAATCTATTCCAATTATTCTGGACATAATAATTACCCCTTTCCTTATAAAATTATTTCTTTTTTTCAATAGTATGAAAGCTAAATTGATGCCAGAACGGCATTCCTGTGTATAATATCATGTTAATAATGATGATATGATATTTATTAGATTATGATAAATGTTTCAGATCAATACTGTGTATGCCATAATGACATATTGGAGCGCCGTTATGACATATATCTCTGCCATGCCTCTGACAGATTTTCTGCGGGTTTGTGTTATATGTCTATGAAATGGAGAATAACAACTGTGAGGTTGAATCCGGTAACAGCTTGAAATGTAAAAACTTTATATTATTTTGAGATAGAATTTTTGATAAATGGGGCAAAACAAAGGAGCGGTGTGTTTTATTTCAGTATTTCTCTTGACTTGGTTAGAAAAATTGTATTATTAATATACCATATTGGAGGTTTTATTAGTATTATTTTATATCTGAATATATTCGGGTCGGTTTATGGAGAATTTCCTGATTTGGCTGATTTTACAAGGTTATCAAGTCTATGGACGGGCAGGAAGGTGTTCATATGGCACGGGAACAGAATGTGTATATAATGATGCCGGAGCATGACGGTTGCACCGTGAACAGTTACCCTAAATCCGTAATAGCGAATATTCCCATTATATGTGAACACTCCGGGCAGCGAGTTGAGGTCGTATGATAGCCGTTAAAAACCGGTGCCATTGACTATATCATGAAACTTTTCAGCCCGAAAATACTGCTGAAGAGGTTAACAAAAATTGTAAATGCAATGTAACTTGGCATTTAAATATTATTAAGGAGGATTAATAACATGTTTTGCCCAAAATGCGGAAAACAGATCGATGATGGGGGAAAATTTTGTTCCAACTGCGGGTTCAAGATTGAACCCAAAAGTCTTGAAGGAGAAAAAAAAGATAAAAAGGATGACATTTTTATTGAAGATAAAAAAAACGTACAGAAAACAGTTGGGAATATTAAAAAAGTGATTGAAGCTATTATTGTCCGGAAAGGAAAGGGCGATCCGTTATTAATTATCAATATAAGGAAAAAGCTTGTTTTTAAGGGAATTAACCCAGCTAAATATACTTATGAAACAATAGATGATCCTCTTGTGTTGAAAAAATTAATTGAACTGGCCAAAGATCTGGGATTCAATTTGTAAATAAAAGTGGAGGAAAAAATGAATGTCAAAATTTCATATTCGTTAAAAGAGAATGTTAATGAGGCCATACAGGATATCAGTAAACAGTTTGCTGATATTGATCCCAGAATGGTTATTTACTTCGCTTCTTCTAAGTTTGACCCCGAAAATCTCAGTCAGCAGCTGCAGAATGCATTTAATTCGGCTGCTGTTTTCGGATGTTCGACCGCTGGAGAAATAGTCAGCGGCAAAATGCTGAAAGGCTCCGTCGTCGCAATGGCTTTTAGTTCTGATGCGATAGAGGATGTGAAAGTGGAGGTTGTTGAAAATATTAAAGAGGGAAATAACGTTGAAGCGGTATTCTCCGCATTTGGAGAGTATTATGGTACCTCCATGGACGAACTGGATTTTACTAAGTATGTCGGTATAATTCTCGTGGATGGTTTATCCGGTGCTGAAGAAAGACTGATGGACAGAATCGGCGACTTGACCAATGTGACATTCGTGGGTGGGTCTGCCGGAGATGATTTGAAATTTCAAAAAACATTTGTTTTTGCAGGGAATAAAGCGTATACCAATGCTGCCATACTCGTACTGATTAAACCGGGAATCGGATTTGATATAATCAAAACACAGAGCTTCTGCAGTACTGACAAAACGCTTGTCGCAACGAAAGTAAACGTGGCAGGCAGAGAAGTTATCGAGTTTAATAACAGGCCCGCATCCGTTGAATACGCCGAAGCAGTTGGAACGTCAGTCGATAATGCCCCGAACTGCTTCATGTCCCATCCTGTAGGCCTGATGTTCGATGATGAACCGTATGTTCGCAGCCCGCAACAGATTAAAGGCGAGAGAATGGTGTTTTATTGTAATGTGTTGGAAGGAATGGAACTTTCGTTGCTTAGCTCCACAGATATTGTGAATGAAACGAAAAAAGCGATCGATGATAAAAAGAAAGAGTTGGGTACTATTTCCGCAATCATCAACTTTCATTGTATTCTGAGGACTCTGGAACTTGAAAGTAAGGGTATTACAGAGGCATACGGTAAGCTGTTTACGGATATTCCCACCATCGGTTTCAGTACCTATGGGGAGGAATATATCGGACATATAAATCAGACATCGACCATGCTTGTTTTTAAATGAGGTATGGTTTTTCTGATTCAGAACTGTTATTATACGACACGGTTGAAATCAACTGTCAAATATCTTTCTGAGGCTATTGACTTTATCATGAAAACCTTCAAGCCCGAATGACCTGCTGAAAAGGCTGAAAAAGTTGTAAACAAAATGTTTCCCTGACTCAACTTATTTCTATGGCGATCGGTTAACCATGAATTATTGTTTCGGTGAATAAACAATGATATCGGATGATGTTATACAGAACTTGATTCGGCATCTGTTCCGGCATTTATTCGCCGGAGCAATAAAAAAGCTGACAGTACTTGTAATAACGGCAGAGATATTCGTCTTTGCCCCGGGATGAAACTGCGGCTCGGCGGGACTCGATCAGGTGCATTTTCAACTTATGAAACCGAATAATCAGGGTATAGATGATGAAAACGGTTTCGTTATGTCTCCATTACTCCATAGCCACCAGAGTAATACTGCCGCAGTAATATTTTACGATAGTTCCGAGTATGCCCATTCAGATTGAACATGCTGAAGTTCATTTCCTTCCATGATTCATGTCTTGCCGCTATCAATTCCCGTCACAACGCCGGTTTTGGATATGTAAAAGGCAGTTCGCAGGGCCTTCCGCTAGACTTATTGCTCCGGCGGATAAATAATGATACCAATAGCAGGAATAGATGCCGAAACAAGTTCGGCATGACGTCATCCGATATCACTGTTTAATCGCCGAAGCAATAACCACGGTACGTGCTTATTGAGAATAACCAGACTATTTTACTGGAATAACCAAATGAGAGACATATGCCGCTTAATGTTGCTCTTTCATTTATCTGAAAATGCATCTGCAGTTCCCGGCGTTGAAGCCCCGGCCTTGTGCCGGATGTTTCTGTAACGGCGTCATTCCCGAATCTTTAATCGGGAATCCATATGGAGCCAGCATACATTTTTCATCCTTCGTTGTGACCATCTATGGTCATGAAGGTTATTCATATAAATATGATAAGATTTCGGTTGCATGGGGAATAATGGATCATTTCAAATGCATTCACAAGATTGCAAAATACCCGATAAATCGATTATATGCGTGGAACAGTCCGGAAGAATAATACCTTTGGATTGTAAATATTGTTGGGAAGTTAGGGTATATCAATAAAAAGAAGAGCGGGAAACAATATCTGAGTTTTTGTATTTATTCATGGTGAGCCCGGAAGGATTCGAACCTTCGACCCTCGGCTTAAAAGGCCGGTGCTCTACCAGACTGAGCTACGGGCCCATGAAATACATATAACCAGATTCGCCGGAAAAAAACTGAAATCAGACTTACAATATAGAAAAAATAAATTTTATAGTCAAATAAAAAATAAGAGATACCCGTTTTTTACTTTTTTCCATGTAATGTTTTAACATATCATAATTGAATACTTGAAAAGTACTGGGCTATATGCTATTTTAGATTTCACAAAATAATATACTGATGCAGAATCAATCAATTATCCATATACCGAGGAGAATAAATATGCATCCGGTTGAAAGCTTTTTTGTAAGGGCTTCACTGCCAGAAAACCTTGAGGCTTTGCGGGAAATTGCTTACAATCTCTGGTGGTACTGGAATGTCCATGCGGTCAAACTGTTCTACCGTATCGAAACCGGATTATGGGAAGAGACATATCATAATCCTGTCAGTATACTTGGCAATATTACTCAGGCGAGGCTTGATACTCTGTCGGCCGATGAGGGTATTCAGGCCCATCTCGAGAGGGTCAAAAACGGTTTTGACCGGTATCTTACCGAATCGACATGGTATAAAAAGAATGCCGCCTCCGGAACCGAAGGCAACATTGCTTATTTTTCTCTCGAATTCGGGCTTGCGGAGTGCGCACCCATTTACTCGGGCGGATTGGGAATACTCGCGGGCGATCATCTTAAAAGCGCGAGTGATCTGGGTTTGCCCTTTGTCGGAGTAGGCCTTTTATACCAGGAAGGGTATTTCAGGCAGTACCTCAACAATGACGGCTGGCAGCAGGAGATGTATCCCGATAATGATTTTTACAATATGCCTGTGCTGCCGGTAATCGGAAAGAACGGTGAGGAGCTCATTATCGAGCTTGATTATCCCGATGGCGTGGTATATGCAAAGGTATGGAAAATTGCGGTAGGCCGGGTGCCTCTTTTTCTGCTCGATACCAACATCACCCAGAATACGGTGAAGAACCGTGCCATAACCTCCGCTCTCTACGGCGGTGACCAGGAAATGCGCCTCAAACAGGAGATGCTGCTCGGTATCGGCGGTCTCCGCGCTCTGTTTGCCATGGACATATGGCCGACAGTATGTCATATGAACGAAGGTCATGCAGCGTTTCTGGCGCTTGAACGGATACGGACGCTCATGGAAAGCGAGAAGCTTACGTTTGAAGAGGCATTCGAGCTTTCAAAAGCGGGCAATGTTTTTACAACCCATACACCTGTTGCCGCCGGTCATGACCGGTTTCCGCCCGCGCTCATACTGAAGTACTTCGAAGATTTTTACCCCGAGCTCGGATTGACTCCCGATGAATTTCTCGGTCTGGGAAGAATTGACACGAAATCGGCTGCCGAACCTTTCTGTATGACCGTTCTTGCCCTTAAATGTGCCGATAAAGCCAATGCGGTGAGCCGTCTCCATATGCATGTCTCGCGTGAAATGTGGCAGTCTCTCTGGGAGGGATTCCCGAGAGAGGAAATTCCCATTTCCCATATAACCAACGGGGTTCATATTGCAAGCTGGGTTTCACAGGATATCGTGGACCTTTTTGAACGTTACCTCGGTCCTCGCTGGAGAAATGAACCGGCGCGGGAGGAAATCTGGAAGCGGGTCAACGATATTCCCGATGAGGAAATCTGGCGTACGCACGAGCGGCGCCGTGAGAGGCTCGTATCGTTCGCCCGGAAGAGGCTTCAGACACAGTTACAGCGACGGGGAGCATCCGAAGCCGAGCTCAATCTCGCGCAGGGCACACTTAATTCGGAAGCGCTCACTATCGGATTTGCGAGGAGATTTGCGACCTATAAACGGGCCGACCTCATCTTCCGTGATATCGAACGGCTCTCGGGGATACTGAAAAACCCGGATAAGCCCGTTCAGATACTGTTCGCCGGGAAAGCACATCCGCGTGATGACGAGGGTAAGGAAATAATCCGCCGCATCATCCACTGGGCGCGGCGTCCCGATATTCGGAACCACGTGGTTTTCATCGAGGATTATGACATGTGTGTGGCCCGGTACCTTGTCCAGGGCGTCGATGTGTGGCTCAATACTCCGAGAAGACCGCTCGAAGCGTCCGGAACGAGCGGAATGAAAGCGGTTGCGAACGGTGCTTTGAATCTCAGTATTCTCGACGGCTGGTGGGATGAGGCTTATACCCCGGAGGTCGGATGGGCCATAGGCTCCGGCGAGGTTTACAATGATCCCGGTTATCAGGATACCGTCGAATCGAACGCTATTTATGATATTCTGGAAAAAGACATTGTGCCGCTCTTTTACGATGTTGGTCCCGATGGTATACCACGGGGATGGATAAAGAAGATGAAAACCGCCATGCACCACCTGGTGCCGGTTTTCAACACGGATCGGATGGTGCACCAGTATTTTAACGAGTGTTACAGTTCCGCTATGACGAGGTATGATACCCTCAAACACGAAAATGCCAGAAAAGTCCGTGAGCTCGCGCTCTGGAAAAAGAAAATCCACGATAACTGGGATGGCATTAAAATTCAGAGTATAAAATCCGATGGGCTGAAGACCTATCAGGTCGGCGCATCCCTGACCGTTACCGCGCTGATTAAACTCGGAAAGCTTGATCCCGAAGATGTTGCGGTCGAGCTGTATTCGGGAATCGTGAACGCCTCGGGCACCCTCGTCGATGCACAGCCTCTTCCGATGGCATGGAAGAGCAAAAAACAGGATGTGCATGTTTTCGAGGGTGTAGTGCCTTTCGTGAAGAGCGGGAGAATCGGCTATAGTCTCCGGATCGTACCGTCTCATCCCGATCAGGTGATATTCCAGAACCAGAGGCTCATTAAATGGGCCTGATACGAGTACCGCCGGGTCTGAAGATACCCGCGGTAATTTCCGAGATGAACCGAATAAAAGAAAGAATTGCTGTCTGTGTTTTCTGCGCTTCGAGTAACCATGTCGATTCCGTATTTATCGAGGCGGCACGATCGATGGGAACCGCGCTGGTTTCAAAAGGCATGATGCTCGTTTATGGTGGCGGAAACAATGGTCTTATGGGGATTTTATCGGAGGAGATGCATAAGAAGGGAGGCCGGATTGTCGGTGTCATCACTGCCAACCTGAAGGGTCTCGGTTATGCATTTGAGGGAGCCGACGAGATGATCGTTACCGACAGCATGAGGGAGCGGAAAGCGGTGATGGAAGACCTCGCCGATGGTTTTGTCTGTCTTCCCGGCGGTCTGGGAACGCTCGAGGAATTCCTTGAGATCATCACCTTCAAGCAGCTCGGTCTCCATGCAAAACCGGTTGTTTTACTGAATGTCAGGGGATTTTTTGATAATCTTCTCCGGCAGATGGAGACGGGTTATGAAGAGCGCTTCATCGAAAATATGTATCATGACCTGTTCCATGTGACTGACAGCGCGGATGATGCACTCGATTATATCGTTTGCCACACTTCGGGTTAAAAATTCAGTACAGGGAACCTTTGAAATATTGATAGAGATAATCCTCCCTGGATTGGTTATTGGTACTCTTCCACCATATTTGGGGGAATGATGTCCGCAGGACAGAAAGGGAGCTTCTTCCAATAATCCGGACTTTTTTCCAACCTTCCGTGTCTGGCCATAAACTCAACGTAGTCCTTTTCCCCTTGCGTCTCCTTCGTTTTCTCTTCATCTTTCATTACACTCTGTAGATTTGTTCTTGCTGATGTTTTTTCTTAAAATACTCATAGGAAATCCTGTATATAGATAACTTCAATGTATCGCTTGTACAACAGTTCTTTATGATTTGCTGCATGATTCATGAGCAGGGAGGATTTTTTAAATGGATAGACGCACTTTTATACGGTCGGCAACAGGCGCGGTGCTTGCGGCAGGAGCGTGCCCATTAAGTATTTTTCCGGCATCGGCTGCCATAAATTCCCGTGATGTCACCTACGAACCCAATCAACCCCTGACCAGTCAGGGACTGCGTATCAGGGATGCTTTAGACATATTGAATCAGGGTGAAGCGGCCAATACTGCCCCTGTACTGCGGGAAGAGATACTTGATAACCCGGATTCCGTTTTTATCGTGTATGCCGATTTGCAACCCACTAAGGATTCAAAGGGAGCCTGGAATCCCTGTAATGATCAGATGCAGGCTCTCGGCCGCCGTGTTACCGAGCTGGTTTTCCGGAAAGGTACCGAACAGGGCGGCAAGACATTGATGAATAACAACCTCGTGGCCGCAACCTCGGGAAATCCTCCCAAGTGGATAAACGGGAACAATGTTCATCCGTATTTTACTGCTGGTATGGCGGATGCATTACATGACCTGGGCAACACCAATGTAGCTGCCTGCGCCCGTGGAGCCTTGCGTCATGATAATGTGGTTTCAAGCGGTCTCGATGCTCTTTTCAAAGCTCATGATCTGCCTCTTATTGAGGCTCATTATCAATGGTTTTCGGATTATACCGAGTCGGAACTGATATGGCACGAAAATCCGGAAGGTACCGTAGTCCGCCGTTTTTGTACCTATAAACCGACGTTTGAAAGTGATAGCACTCATATAAATGTTGCGCACGCCCATACGCATCCGGTCGGTTTATTAACCCTTACCACCAAGAATCTTCAGGGTATCATGCCGAGAATCTACGGTCATGTCTGCGATTCATGGACAACGATGGATATCTGGCGTAAAGAATTCATGGATAACTTTAATCCGAATTACCGGTCAGCCGTCGAGCAATTATATTACAAACATGCAAATATGGGTTTCCAGTTCTGGGATGATGGCGACTTTGTAAAAACATACACGAACATGGGTGGTTACGATGTTTTCATGAAGGCATTGGATGATTATTGGGGAAAAGAGGGAACTGCACAGGACACAGCGCTCGACAAACTGTACGACATTGCCAACGCGAAAATTTTCTGGGGCGAACAATGGGCGCAGAGAACGATGGACATGATGAAAGTGATGCCCGATCCGTATATCAATATGGTTGAGGGCGTGTTTGCGGCGCAATATGGTGGCAGTAATATCTATCACACCGACTTTATCACTATCGGACGGTCGAGGATTGCTGTCGATGCTGTTACCGCATGGCTCATGGGCCATGACCCACGGGGTGTACCCTTCCTGAGATTGGCGAAGGAACACGGTTTAGGTGAAAATAACATTGAAAAAATCCCCGTGTACATTCTTGACGAAAATGGCCCCAGGAAGGTGGATTACACTACCTTGAAACGGACATATATCGGAATCTATGTTTATAGCCTTTCTAAAAGCCGATTTTTCACGGAGCCGCTCATAACGTCTGTGGAAGAAGAACAAACCATCCCGAAAGCGTTAATAACCGCAAGCTGCTATCCGAATCCTTTCAACCCTGTTACCACAATTCAGTTCGAACTGTCACAGCCCGGCGCCGTCAGATTATCCGTCTACACAGTTACCGGGCAGCGGATACATACGGTAAACCTTGGACAATCGGGACGCGGAAAGCATATGTATGAATTTAATGCTTCAGGTCTTACTTCGGGAGTATATATGTATCGGATACAGACCGAACATGCCAGTATTTCAGGTAAAATGGTTCTGATGAAATAGCCGTGGATTCGGTGCAGGGATATTATCTGCAAGGTGTGGTTGTTATGCAGGAACGGATTATGATCTGTTCCTGCATGTTCCCGAAAGCCTTCCCATTATGATCATGGATAAACTGATGACAGATTGATGCCGCTTGTGCGGGAATTATTCCGCGGTATAATAGACACCATGCCGGGCAAGGTTTTCCATGATGTCCGAAACGAATGTATAGAATATCATTGTCTGTATGATGCCTGATGCGGGAAAGAGGGGTATCTCTATTCCCTCGACTGCTATGATGCCGTCCGTTGCGGGAACATGGCAATAGATGACCGTATCCGCCACATCTTCAAGTCTGAGCGTTCCCATGTTTTTCAGAGCGCCTGGCGGAGTCTGATTGTTGAGGACCTGCGGTGTTGTCAAGCCCACCACTTTTACCATCCGTTCGCCAAAACCATGAACGATGTAAGGGTCATTGGAAAGCACAAAATCTTCCCTGGAAGCCTTTTGGACATCAGTTGTGATGAAAACACCCGG contains these protein-coding regions:
- a CDS encoding TIGR00730 family Rossman fold protein; the encoded protein is MGLIRVPPGLKIPAVISEMNRIKERIAVCVFCASSNHVDSVFIEAARSMGTALVSKGMMLVYGGGNNGLMGILSEEMHKKGGRIVGVITANLKGLGYAFEGADEMIVTDSMRERKAVMEDLADGFVCLPGGLGTLEEFLEIITFKQLGLHAKPVVLLNVRGFFDNLLRQMETGYEERFIENMYHDLFHVTDSADDALDYIVCHTSG
- the dnaK gene encoding molecular chaperone DnaK; this translates as MSRIIGIDLGTTNSVVAVMEGGQPVVIPNSEGGRTTPSVVAYTDKGERLVGQVAKRQAVTNPNRTVYSIKRFMGRRFDEVGQEMKEVPYKVVKGPNDTARVNIDSKEFSPPEISAVILQKMKQTAEDYLGQKVTEAIITVPAYFNDAQRQATKDAGRIAGLEVKRIINEPTAASLAYGLDKKKDEKIAVFDLGGGTFDISILELGDGVFEVLSTNGDTHLGGDDFDQRVVNWLAEEFQKDNGIDLRKDAMALQRLKEAAEKAKCELSNTIETDINLPFITADASGPKHLNVKLSRAKLEQLIGDLIERTRRPVENAIRDAGLTANQIDEVILVGGSIRIPKVQELVREMFGKEPHKGVNPDEVVAVGAAIQGGVLSGEVTDVLLLDVTPLSLGIETLGSVFTRLIERNTTIPTKKSEIFSTAADSQTSVEIHVLQGEREMARDNRTIGRFHLDGIPPAPRGIPQIEVTFDIDANGILNVSAKDKGTGKEQQIRIESSSGLNESEIQKMVKDAEAHAGEDKKKKEEITARNETDQLIYQTEKNLKDIGGSLEPDAKAKVEAALERAKGAIKGSDMSEIISARDGLTGAWHEAAQKMYAQTGQAGGQPGAGDTGQPRQEQQQERRESSTDSKPDSGAVDADFEVVD
- the groES gene encoding co-chaperone GroES, yielding MKIKPLGDKVLVEPSSVEESKTSGGIIIPDTAKEKPQKGKIVAAGPGRTDDNGKIIKMSVKVGDKVLYSKYGGTELKYEGNEYLIMSESDILAIFE
- a CDS encoding FIST C-terminal domain-containing protein, which gives rise to MNVKISYSLKENVNEAIQDISKQFADIDPRMVIYFASSKFDPENLSQQLQNAFNSAAVFGCSTAGEIVSGKMLKGSVVAMAFSSDAIEDVKVEVVENIKEGNNVEAVFSAFGEYYGTSMDELDFTKYVGIILVDGLSGAEERLMDRIGDLTNVTFVGGSAGDDLKFQKTFVFAGNKAYTNAAILVLIKPGIGFDIIKTQSFCSTDKTLVATKVNVAGREVIEFNNRPASVEYAEAVGTSVDNAPNCFMSHPVGLMFDDEPYVRSPQQIKGERMVFYCNVLEGMELSLLSSTDIVNETKKAIDDKKKELGTISAIINFHCILRTLELESKGITEAYGKLFTDIPTIGFSTYGEEYIGHINQTSTMLVFK
- the glgP gene encoding alpha-glucan family phosphorylase — encoded protein: MHPVESFFVRASLPENLEALREIAYNLWWYWNVHAVKLFYRIETGLWEETYHNPVSILGNITQARLDTLSADEGIQAHLERVKNGFDRYLTESTWYKKNAASGTEGNIAYFSLEFGLAECAPIYSGGLGILAGDHLKSASDLGLPFVGVGLLYQEGYFRQYLNNDGWQQEMYPDNDFYNMPVLPVIGKNGEELIIELDYPDGVVYAKVWKIAVGRVPLFLLDTNITQNTVKNRAITSALYGGDQEMRLKQEMLLGIGGLRALFAMDIWPTVCHMNEGHAAFLALERIRTLMESEKLTFEEAFELSKAGNVFTTHTPVAAGHDRFPPALILKYFEDFYPELGLTPDEFLGLGRIDTKSAAEPFCMTVLALKCADKANAVSRLHMHVSREMWQSLWEGFPREEIPISHITNGVHIASWVSQDIVDLFERYLGPRWRNEPAREEIWKRVNDIPDEEIWRTHERRRERLVSFARKRLQTQLQRRGASEAELNLAQGTLNSEALTIGFARRFATYKRADLIFRDIERLSGILKNPDKPVQILFAGKAHPRDDEGKEIIRRIIHWARRPDIRNHVVFIEDYDMCVARYLVQGVDVWLNTPRRPLEASGTSGMKAVANGALNLSILDGWWDEAYTPEVGWAIGSGEVYNDPGYQDTVESNAIYDILEKDIVPLFYDVGPDGIPRGWIKKMKTAMHHLVPVFNTDRMVHQYFNECYSSAMTRYDTLKHENARKVRELALWKKKIHDNWDGIKIQSIKSDGLKTYQVGASLTVTALIKLGKLDPEDVAVELYSGIVNASGTLVDAQPLPMAWKSKKQDVHVFEGVVPFVKSGRIGYSLRIVPSHPDQVIFQNQRLIKWA
- a CDS encoding zinc-ribbon domain-containing protein, which codes for MFCPKCGKQIDDGGKFCSNCGFKIEPKSLEGEKKDKKDDIFIEDKKNVQKTVGNIKKVIEAIIVRKGKGDPLLIINIRKKLVFKGINPAKYTYETIDDPLVLKKLIELAKDLGFNL
- the groEL gene encoding chaperonin GroEL (60 kDa chaperone family; promotes refolding of misfolded polypeptides especially under stressful conditions; forms two stacked rings of heptamers to form a barrel-shaped 14mer; ends can be capped by GroES; misfolded proteins enter the barrel where they are refolded when GroES binds; many bacteria have multiple copies of the groEL gene which are active under different environmental conditions; the B.japonicum protein in this cluster is expressed constitutively; in Rhodobacter, Corynebacterium and Rhizobium this protein is essential for growth), translating into MAKEIRYNADARSRLKVGVDKMANAVKVTLGPKGRNVVLEKKFGAPTVTKDGVTVAKEIELEDKYENIGAQMLKEVATKTSDVAGDGTTTATVLAQAIFNEGMKNVTAGSNPMELKKGIDLAVQATVENLRKISRPV